Proteins found in one Anabas testudineus chromosome 1, fAnaTes1.2, whole genome shotgun sequence genomic segment:
- the nansa gene encoding N-acetylneuraminic acid synthase a, protein MPLKFELCPGRMVGGNNPCFIIAEIGQNHQGDIEIAKKMIKMAKDCGADCAKFQKSELEYKFNQRALERPYTTKNSWGKTYGEHKRHLEFSYEQYRELQKYAEEVGIFFTASGMDEMAVEFLHELNVPFFKVGSGDTNNFPYLEKTAKKGRPMVVSSGMQSMETMRRVYKTVKEHNQNFAILQCTSAYPLEPEDVNLKVIMEYQKEFPDIPIGYSGHESGISISVAAVALGAKIVERHVTLDKTWKGSDHAASLEPSELTELVRSIRLVERALGNGVKQMLPCEKPCHDKLGKSVVAKVKIPKGTVLTLDMLAVKVAEPMGVVAEDIFQLVGKTVLEDVEEDESVAPEVVDNYGKKAKC, encoded by the exons ATGCCTTTAAAGTTTGAGCTGTGTCCCGGCAGGATGGTCGGAGGTAACAATCCGTGCTTCATCATAGCGGAAATCGGACAAAACCACCAGGGAGACATAGAGATTGCCAAGAAGATGATCAAAATGGCAAAG GACTGTGGAGCTGATTGTGCCAAATTCCAGAAGAGTGAATTAGAGTATAAATTTAACCAACGAGCCTTGGAGCGTCCTTATACTACCAAAAACTCCTGGGGAAAAACTTATGGTGAACACAAGCGCCACCTGGAGTTCAGCTATGAACAGTACAGGGAACTGCAGAAATATGCCGAGGAGGTGGGGATCTTCTTCACTGCCTCTGGGATGGATGAG aTGGCAGTGGAGTTTCTCCATGAGCTCAATGTGCCTTTCTTCAAAGTGGGCTCTGGTGATACCAACAACTTCCCTTATCTGGAAAAGACTGCCAAGAAGG GACGTCCCATGGTGGTATCCAGTGGGATGCAGTCCATGGAGACAATGCGTCGGGTCTACAAGACGGTAAAGGAGCACAACCAGAACTTTGCCATCCTGCAGTGCACCAGCGCCTACCCTCTGGAACCTGAAGACGTCAACCTCAAAGTGATCATG GAATACCAGAAGGAATTTCCAGACATTCCTATTGGCTATTCCGGCCACGAGTCTGGAATCAGCATTTCAGTGGCAGCTGTAGCTCTGGGGGCAAAGATCGTTGAGCGTCACGTAACTTTAGATAAAACTTGGAAAGGAAGTGACCACGCGGCATCACTGGAGCCCTCCGAGCTCACCGAACTGGTTCGCTCCATCCGACTGGTGGAGAGGGCGCTGGGAAACGGCGTCAAGCAGATGTTGCCTTGTGAAAAGCCGTGCCATGATAAG TTGGGTAAGTCAGTGGTAGCCAAGGTAAAGATCCCCAAAGGAACCGTCCTGACCCTGGACATGCTGGCAGTGAAGGTGGCCGAGCCCATGGGCGTCGTGGCCGAAGACATCTTCCAGCTGGTTGGTAAGACCGTGCTAGAGGATGTGGAGGAAGACGAGAGCGTCGCACCAGAGGTGGTGGACAACTACGGCAAGAAGGCCAAGTGCTGA